GGCATTTACAAGTCAGGGAGGAGGTGTAAACCTGAAGATAAAACCCCTCCATTGTAAGGGTAAAGGAGGGATTAAAGCAGGGGTTACCGCTGAATGTCATTGTCAAACGTATTTTCTTGCCAGCCCCGATTGCTCTGATGAACAGGTCATCGAGTTAATTGGCAATCTATCCGGTGCGAAAACCTATTATCTTTTTGTGGATGCCTGTGACAGCAGTGTTTGTGAGTTTGAGATCACAACTTCCGGCGGTAGCCAAGCCCGATTACCGGCTCTGGGACGTATTTCAGGCCCAAGATCAGTCTGTCGGGAAGCCTGTGACATCCGTTACTCTGTTAATATTGCAGGAGGTTTGGACCCCGCCTATAGATGGACTTTGGGAGGCGAGCTCCTTCATACCAATACAGGGGAAGTTTTATTAAATTTTGAGAAGGAAGGTAGCTTTGAGCTTTGCGTAAAAGCGCTCATTGGTAATCCGGTGTCTGGTTCCATCTGTGAGGAAACTGAACAAATTTGCATGTCCATACAAGTCAGCCAAATCCCTGACAGAATTCAGTCCATGCGGGTCATTTGCACAGATGAGTTACCATTTGACTGGCACGGCATTCTGATTGATACTCCCGGCACTTATAAAAAGAACATGATGGATCAAGTAAGCTGTTGCGCTTTTGATTCTGTGATCCATGTCCAAATCTGGCAGAGGACCCGGGGACAAAATTATTTTTTCATCGCCCCACACAAAAATGCTGCATTTACCGATCCCCATAGCAATAAAGCTTTTCTAGGTTGTTATAACGGCAGAGAAATTACCATACAAGGATCAGCTGAAATTGGAAAATGCGACAGTAGTTATTTCTTATATTCAATTGCTCCGGAATGGCAGTCCTCCTTTGAGTACCAACGCTTAAAATTTGAAGCCATCCACACACTAAAATTATCTGATGTCACCCGTTTGTGTGGTACGGATCCATTGATTAAATATTCTTACTCCTGGTATTTGTCATCGGACCCAATAAAGACAATTCTGTCCAGAGATTTGAGTGTAAAGGTGGAAAGGACAGGTAAATACTGTGTTGAAATCAATGCTGAAGTTTTATTTGGAAATGCGAGAAGGGAATTCACCTGGGAGGTGTGTGAGCAAATGAACGAGGGCCTGATCAAAGTTGGTCTCCCTGAAAAACCATTGCCCGACAGCGCTTTGACCGAATTGGATAAGTTCCTTTCGCTAAGAAAGTATCATCTGCCAAATGGGAATCTGGAAGCCGAAACTTTCAAAGCAGACATTTTTCCAAACCCCGCATCCCTTCATACCGATTTGCAAATTTCATCCAATAGGGTTCTGAATCAGTGGACCTTGATTGATTTGAATGGAAAGATCATCCAAATGCAAAATTTATCCCAAGTAACTTCATTCAAACTTCCCATTCACCATGTATTGCAAGCCGGATCGTACTACATTCAATTAAAATCAGCTGATCAAATTTTGACAAAAAAATTCATTTTTCACCTATAAAATTTCAAGCCCAATGAGTAAAAATTATTTCCTGATTATAATCCTCATTGTCCTTGGGGTACAGACAATAAAAGCTCAATGCACCCCAGCATTTGCTGAAAATTGCGAGGATTCTTTTGTATTTTGCTCCTTATCTGCATTAAACGGATATTGCTGTCAAAATCCCAATTATGCAAATCCAACCGGTTGTACTCCTTTATGTCCGAATGGTGGTTCTTCATACAATACCGGCTGGTGGGCATTTACCAGTCGGGGTGGTACAGCTTCTATTACGATTTCTTTTAGCAACTGTTCGGTCAATGGTCAGGGATTAAAAATGGGAATATGGGATGCTTGCGATTGTGATGAATCTATTGTATGTAATCCTGCATGCAATGGTCCCAGTACATATACATTAAATTTCAACCTTGCGAATTGTAAGACCTATTATTTTTTTATTGACGGGTGCAATGGTGATGTTTGTGATTTTTGCTTGACCACCTCAGGAGGTGGTGCTCCTTATATACCACCGATCAACAGCATTAGTGGGATGAAGGACGTATGTGTTGAGGCATGTAATGTTAAATATTCAGTCATTTTGGGTGGATATTGTGAACCATTTTATGAATGGAACCTTGATGGCAATCCGGTTGGTAATGAAAATGCAGAGCTGACTTTGGACTTTCCGGATGAAGGAGATTTTCAGCTTTGTGTTACGGCATACATTGGTAATCCTCAGGGGGGATCCATTTGTGATCAGGAAGGTCCGAAATGTACCACAATCAGAGTGAGACCCATTCCTGACAAAGTTGGCCCTCCATGGATTCTTTGCCCGGAACTACTTCCATTCAAATGGCATTCCAATCTGGTGGATGGTCCTGGCATTTATCATCAAAGCTATGGAGATCCAGGGAGCTGTTGCAAGTTTGACTCTGTCAGGGAGTTTATCATATTAGATGTCCCGGAAATGCCCGAGGTATTTCATTTGGGATGCAACGAACTAGATGCCTATATAGATCCTACGACCAGGCAGAGTTTTAACAATTGTCAGTACAACAGACCCATCCTCCTCAAGAAAAGTACAATGCCTTATCGATGCGACAGTTCTTATTTATTAAATGCGGTATTTTTGAACCATCAAGTTACATTCAGAGAATATTGTGATAGTGGTAAATTGTATCTTGAACCAAGAATCATAGATCGTACCAATAATTGTGATTTTATCAACCCACTCAGTCAGGACTATCGCTTCCGTTGGTATATAAAATCAGACAGCACCAAGAAATCAATTGATTCTATAGAGCGAATCGAACTGACTATGAAGGAGGAATACTGTTTGGAAGTTTTTGTCGATGCCACTTACGAAAAGATTCTTAAAAAATGCAGTTTTACTTTTTGTGAACAATGGGACGAATCAGAATTTTTTCCTTACGAAGTTTGTATCGATGGTGACTTTGAAGCAAAACCCGGTGACAGCGTACAATATACCATTGATACCCTTTTAAAACCGATGGTGAGTTCACAAACATGGACTGTAGAAGGTGGAATTATTCTGACGAGAGATGGAGGAAAGGACACCAGTGATGTGCTCGTCCTTTGGGACGATACTTCTTCCGTGAGAATGATTTGCTATCAATACAGCAACGAATGTGGCCTGAGTAAAAAATGCTGCAGAGACATTCGATTCACTTCCGCGGTTGGAGATTTTATTATCAATCCGGAAGACATCAGAATTATTCCCAATCCCGTGAATCAAAAATTCATTATTCAAACACCAAAAGAAATGAAAATTCAATCATTGCATATATTTGATCAGATGGGACGTATTGTAAAAGAATGGAAAAAACCAGGTACACTTGAATTTGACATATCCACAAATCCGGATGGATTGTATTATTTACTCATCCAAACTGATCGGGGAATGCTGAATAAGAAAATGATCCTTTTAAAATAGAATTCTTAAATATGATTAAAAATCCTGACACATGATAAAAGTATTAATCTCCTTTTCTTTGCTTTCAGTTTATTTTATGACTGTCCAGCTGAACGCTCAGTGCACCCCCCCTTCAGCAGACGAATGTGACCAAGCCAACGTCTTGTGCTCACTGTCTGAAGTAAATGGATACTGCTGCCAAAATACAGATTACTCAAATCCAACAGGATGCTCGCCACTGTGTCCAAGCGGTGGGGCACCCCACAATACAGGTTGGTGGGCCTTTGTGACTCAAGGTGGTACAGTCAATATTACCATCACCTTTTCGAATTGTACCGTCAATGGAACGGGTGTCCAAATGGGAATATGGGGCGACTGCACTTGTGGCGAATCTATTGTTTGTAATCCAGGCTGTAGTGGGCCTGGAAGTTATACCCTTTCAGGAAATCTTATTCCTTGCAAAATTTATTATTTATTTGTGGATGGTTGTAGTGGGGATGTCTGCGATTTCTGTTTAGCAACAACCGGGGGACTTCCTCCTATGTTGCCACCATTGGGAAATATTACGGGTCCAAGAGAGGTTTGCATTGGAGCTTGCAAAACAAAATATACTGTGGATGTTGCAGGTGCATGTGAGCCTGTTTATGAATGGACATTGGATGGAAATGAAGTTGGCAATGGAACCGGAGAAGTCACTTTGGATTTCCCTCAAGAAGGCGATTTTATTTTGTGCGTCACCGCTTATATAGGAAATCCTCGGTCAGGATCTATATGTGATCAAGAGGGGCCAGTCTGTATCACCATTAAAGTAAGGCCTGAGAGAGATCGAGTGGGTCCACCTTGGAACCTTTGTTCTGAGGATTTACCTTTTGATTGGCATGGAATTTCAGTGGCCAAATCTGGAGAATACCGCCAGACATTTAGAGACTGGAATGGTTGTTGCGTTTTTGATTCGGTTAGAGAGTTTATAATAAAGCCCGTACCAGACACAGCTATTATTTTTCATCTGGGATGCAGTGCTGCCGATGGATATTTGGACACCATAGCAAATCAATATTTCTTTTCTTGCCAATACCAAAAGCTGATTACCCTCAAAAACTCTACCAACCCTTTACTTTGTGACAGTGCCTACTTGCTAAATGCAGTCTTTCTAAATTACAATACCATCTTCAGAGAATTCTGCGATAGCGGTTATTTGCATATTGACGCCAGAGTCATCGACAGAACGATCACTTGTGGTAATGATAGCGACTTGATGAGATCTGTCCGGTACCGTTGGTATCTGAATTCAGACAGCACCAAAACCACGATTGATACACAATCCTACTTATTGATTGACCAAAAGGATGTATATTGTCTGGAAATTCTGATTTATGCAGAATTTGGAGATCAGAAAAAAATGTGCAGTTTTAGTTTTTGCGAGCAGTGGGACGAATCAGAATTTCTGCCATACCAGGTATGTATCCTCGGAAATTTTGAAGCAAAGAATGGCGACAGTGCACATTACAGCATCGACACCATTCCGGAAGATTCGGTGCGACAACAGATCTGGACTGTGGAAGGCGGCAAGATACTTACAAGAGATGAAGGAAAGGACACCAGTGATGTGCTCGTCCTTTGGGACGATACTTCTTCCGTGAGGATGATTTGCTATCAATATAGCAACGAATGTGGCCTAAGTAAAAAATGCTGCAGAGAAGTCAGGTTTATCTCATCTCTTGACGAAGCAATATTAAAACCGGAAGATATCATTCTGGTCCCGAATCCGGTTAGTCACAGCTTCCGGATCATCATAAAAGAAAATTTAAAAATTAAATCACTGCAGTTGTTTGACTTACAAGGAAGACCTATCCAAACTTGGACTCAAAATTTTTCAGAAGAATTTGACCTGTCTGAATTTACCAACGGCATTTATCATGTTCGCATCCATGCAGAACAAGGTACCATTCACAAAAAAATAGTTTTCATTAAATAAAACAACCTATGAAAAATTTAATAAAATTGATTGGAATCATCTGGATCTGTGCTATTCATTTATTGCCCACTCCAATCCATTCTCAATGTAATCCACCTCCGAATGAAGAATGTGAACAAACAGAGGCTTTATGCGGCCTATCCTTATTAAATGGATATTGTTGCACCACGGTGGATTATGTCAATCCAACTGGTTGCTCACCGCTGTGTCCAAGTGGCGGCACACCAAACAACACAAGTTGGTGGGCCTTTGCCACCAACGGTGGCTCAGTAAGCATCAACATCAATTACAGCAATTGCAGCGTCAATGGGCAGGGCCTTCAAATGGGACTCTGGGGAGACTGTGATTGTGGAGAATCTTTGGCTTGTTACTCGAGTTGCGGAGGACCCAGCAATTACAATATTTCTGCCAATTTGGTGGCATGCAAAATCTATTATTTATTTATCAATGGTTGCAGTGGAGATGTGTGTGATTTTTGTTTGACCACCACGGGAGGACTGCCCCCAAATTTGCCTAGCATCGGAAGTATATCAGGACCCGTGGATGTATGCGAAGGTGCTTGTAATATTAGATATAGTGTCAATCTAAACAATTCCTGTTTACCGCATTACGAATGGACCCTGGATGGCAATCAGGTTGGCTCAGAAAATCCTGAGATAGCATTTGATTTTCCCAAAGAAGGAGATTTTCTTTTGTGCGTTACAGCTTATATTGGAAACCCTCAATCCGGAAACATTTGCGATCAGGAGGGTCCAGTTTGTAAAAACATAAGAGTAAGGCGCATACAGGACAGATTCGGACCGCCGTGGTTACTTTGTCCTGATGTCCTGCCTTTCAAATGGCATTCACAATTGGTAGTTGGTTCTGGCATTTATTCCCATGAGTTTGGAGATCGCCTGAGCTGTTGCAAGTTTGACTCTGTCAGGGAATTTATTGTGTTGGATCCGCCGGAGATGCCGACAGTATTTCACCTGGGTTGCAATCTAATGGATGCATACATTGATCCGACGACCAGACAGAGTTTTAACAACTGTCAGGTCAACAGAGCCATCCTTCTCAAGAAAAGTACTGTTCCTTATCGCTGTGACAGTTCATATTTATTAAATGCGATTTTTCTGAACCAGATGGTTAGTTTTAGGGAGTATTGCGACAGCGGTAAACTCTATCTCGAACCCAGAATCATTGATCAAACGATTGTCTGTGATTTCAACAACGAACTATCCCAGGATTATACCCTGCGATGGTATTTAAAATCGGACAGTACCAAAAAAACAATTGATTTTGCGGATCGACTATTGCTGACCAGAAAAGATTCTTATTGTTTGGAAGTTTTGGTCGATGCATATTACGGCACCGTCAGCAAAAAATGCAGCTTTACCTATTGCGAACAATTGAATGAAGACGATTTCTTTTTGTATGAAATTTGTCCAAAAGGCGATCTCGCCCCAAGACCCGGGGACAGTGTCTATTATACCATCGATACGACCTTGCATCCGCAGACCAACTCACAACGATGGACCATCGAAGGAGGCCGCATTTTGACGCCAGGAGAAGGCAAAGACACCAACGAAATTATCGTTATTTGGGATGAAGCGGCTCCTGAAAAATTATTGTGCTATCAATACATTTCGCCCTGTGGAGAAAGTAAAAAATGTTGTCAGGAAGTGAAGATTATTTCTTCTGAAAAAAATATTTTGCAGCTTATAGATGGTGTAATGATTATTCCTAATCCAACTTCACATTCCTTCCATATATGGATGAAATCAGATTTGGAAATAAATACAATAAATCTTTATGACCAACTGGGCCAACAGAGAAAAAACTGGATCAGACCATTGTCCCGTGATTTTGAAATTTCAGATTTACCATCCGGTATTTATTTTTTGCGAATACAAACTAAGCATGGTGAACTTGTTAAAAAAATTGCACTGAGTCATTAAAATATTTAGAATGGAAAAATTATTTCTTCTTGCATCGTTCTTACTTTTTTCGCATGCAATAAATATTCTCGAAGCACAATGTACGCCAAAGTCATCCGATGAATGCAATGATATTGAATTGCTGTGTTCTTTGTCTGAACTTAATGGATACTGTTGCAGATTAACTGAATTTGACCGTCAAATTGGATGTCATCCGCTTTGTACGGGTGGTCCTCCCACCAACAATATAGAACTTTGGCCTTTTGTTACCAATGGTGGACAAGTGACCATCACACTCCAAACTTCCAATTGTGACTCAATTGGAAAGGGTATGCAGATGGCCATTTGGCGCGATTGTTTGTGTCAGCAATTGGTTGCTTGTCAATCCACATGTAATGGACTAAGCACAATTAGTATGACTGCCACTTTATCACCCTGCGTAATTTATTACTTGATGGTGGCCGGTTGTAATGGAGATGTTTGTAATTTTTGTCTGAGTATTACAGGAGGTGCCGGCCCTGTATTTTCACCGATTGGTCCAATCATTGGGCCATCTGAAGTTTGTATGGGAGATATGAAAATCCATTACTCTGCACAATCTCAAGATCCCTGCGAGAGGAATCATCAATGGACGCTGGATGGTCAGCCCATCCGAACAGATGAGGCATATGTTGATCTTGCATTCAATGAAGAAGGAAGTTTTGAATTATGCGTTTCGACAAAGTTTGGGAATGGTTCCTTAAATATAGTTTGTTCAGAAGACGGTCCCGTATGCAAAACGATCAAAGTCTCTAAGGAAAATGATCGAATTGGAACGCCCTTCCGTCTTTGTCCTGAGAAAATTCCATATCGTTGGTACAATCAAATTGTTCTTGGACCCGGATTTTATTCAAGTAGCTTTACCGATCCAACAACAAAGTGCATTTTTGATTCAGTTCGTGAATTTATTGTACTGGATCCACCTGAATACCCCACCGTTTATTATTTGGGTTGTGATGAGGATGATTTTTATATCGATAGCATTACAGGTAGCAAATTTGACCAATGTCAATTTTACCGATTTGTCAAACTCCCAAAATCAACAGAACAGTTTACCTGCGACAGTGGATATTATCTTAATTCAATATTTCTAAATTACAATGTGATATTTAGAGAATATTGCGATAGCGGAAGAATCATTATTGATCCCAGAATAATAGATCGGACATTGACCTGTGGTAATACCGCAGAATTCAAACAAAACTATGCTTATCGTTGGTATCTTAAATCGGATAGCACTAAAACGACATTGGATACCCAAAGTTATTTAAAGGTAAAACAAAAAGCTGATTATTGCTTAGAGATTTTAATAGCTGCTGAGTTTGGCGATCAAATAAAAAAATGCAGTTTTACATTTTGTGAAGCTTGGGACGAAGATGAATTATTAGCATACGAAATTTGTCCAAAAGGCGATCTCGCCCCAAGACCCGGAGACAGTGTCTATTATACCATCGATACGACCTTGCATCCGCAGACCAACTCACAACAATGGACCATCGAAGGAGGTCGCATTTTGACGCCTGGGGAAGGCAAAGACACCAACGAAATTGTCGTGATTTGGGATGAAGCGGCTCCTGAAAAATTATTGTGCTATCAGTATATTTCAAACTGCGGTGAGAGCAAAAAATGTTGTCAGGAAGTGAAGATTATTTCTTCAAATAAAGATGTCAACTTAAATGCAAATGAAATTGTGATCGTTCCAAACCCGGTGGATCAAAAATTTAGTATATTCACTTTGCGTGAATTGAAAATTGAAACAGTGATTCTGTTTGATCCAATGGGACATGTGGTTCAACATTGGAATAAACCTATCGGATCTGAATTTACAATTAATGAGCTGCGGTCGGGCTTGTACTATTTGAAACTAAAAACAGATCGCGGAACGTATATCAAAAAGTTGATGACAATACATTGATGATATTGAAATCTATCAGAAATGAGATTGAAAGATATTGTGCTTTGCTTTGCGATTTCTCTTTTTACCGAGGTGAAATTAAATGCGCAATGCTCACCTCCATGGACTGATCATTGCAAAGATGCACATATCTTGTGTTCGCCTTCAGAATTGCATGGCTATTGTTGTTCTCATATTAAATATAGCAATCCATCCGGCTGTGATCCTTTGTGCCCTTCAGGTGGAAAATCAATAAACACATCCTGGTGGGCTTTTAAGTCTTTGGGTGGAAGCGTCATGATCCATATCGAAGTCAACAATTGCTCTATCAATGGAATGGGAATCCAAATGGGACTTTGGGCCGATTGTTCATGCAATGAATCAGTGATATGTCGCTCTGAATGTAAAAGTTCGGGAATGGTCTCCATTACCGCTGATTTAGATCCTTGCAAAGATTATTATTTTTTTGTCAATGGTTGCAATGGTGATATTTGTGATATCTGCATTTTAATTGAGGAGGAACGTGAAGATATATTTCCTCCTCCTAGTCTGAACGGTCCGCAAAATGTTTGTTTGGGTACAAATGCACAAATTTATTATCTCGTAAGTGAGTATCCTTGTGTTGATTCGTATGAGTGGTTCCTTAACGGGGATAATCTTTTTCAGGATGCAGATTCAGTAGGTATCCATTTTGTTGATGTAGGAGATTTTGTCTTATGTGGAACCGGTTTTCATTATTCGAATTCCAGAAGTATTTGTTATCAAATAGGACCTGTTTGCAAAAACATTCTTGTATCAAAACAGGCTGATGTGAATCACGGAGAAACCATCTGTTTTGAAACCGCTGGAAATTACAAACCCAGAGCAAATTGTTTTTGGGCACAAAATGGAAGACTTATATGCAGAGGCGAAGATTCTGCAGCTTGCATTGTGGATACAAATATTTTTTTTATCGTTTTATCGCCAGCTGTACCTCCTGAGATCTATTATTTAGCTGCCTTTCCGGGAGAGTTTTACAAGGATACTTTAACTGGTTTGACTTTTAGAGGTTGTCAATTTGAAACTGAAATTCATTTGCCAAAATCTGCCGGAATCTTGCAATGTGATTCTTCCTATGTTTTAAATATGTTTTCTCCAGATTATACAGCCAACCTGCGAAATTATGGTTTTTTAGGAAGTTACTATTTAGAAGCTCGATTGATCGACAGGACCCAGACTTGTGGGAACAGCGGTTATTCAGAAACGATCCAATTCAAATGGTATCGGAAGGCTGATCCACAAAAAAAGACTTTGGATACAAACGAAATTATCAAAGTATTTGGTCACGATACTTTTTGCGTTGATATATTCATCCATATCAAATTTGGCAATACATCAAGGGACTATGCTTATACTTTTTGTCAAAAAAACACCAAAGGGCCTAAAATAATAGGGCCTGAAATTCCACCTACTGACACCATGTTGGGAAGATTAAATTCCAATATTCTAAAACAAGAATTGGAAAATGAAATGTCATTCCCTTCCAAAAACAAAAATACTATAAACATTATTCCCAATCCCAATCAGTCAGGAAACAAATTTTCTGTAATAGCTTCTAAAAGCATCGGTGAGATGTTCATATATGATTTGAATGCTAAGCTTGTTTGGTCAGGGAATGCACATCAGGAAAAATCACTGGATCTATTCTTAGATTCAAATCTAGCACCCGGTGTTTATATCATGATGGCCAATTGTAATAAAAAACTTATCTTTGAAAGATTTGTTGTGCAGCCTTAAACTTCTCAGATGAAATTTGGATTTTTGCTTTCTGCAATTTTATTCTTACAGCTAACTGACACAGTTATTTTCGGGCAATGCAGTATTCCCCGTGCAGACACCTGTGATCAAGCCGAAATTATTTGTTCTTTGTCAGAGTTCAATGAGTTTTGTTGCAGTTCATCCAATTATCTGAACACCACCGGTTGCATTCCTTTGTGTCCCAGACCCGTAGGAGGTGGATCAAGCCGAAATACTTCCTGGTGGGCATTTCGGTCGATGGGTGGAGAAATTAATGTTCAAGTCGTTGTATTCAAATGTCAATTGACTGGTCAGGGTTTGCAGATGGGTTTGTGGGCGGATTGCGATTGTCGAGAGGCAGTGGTTTGCAAAAGTACATGCGGGGGATTGAATGAGTTTTTATTGACAGCCCAATTGGAATCCTGTAAGGTATATTATATGTTTGTCAATGGTTGCAATGGGGATGTCTGTGATTTTTGTTTGCTAACCTCCGTTGAAAATGAAGCTACATTACCTCCGCTTAATCTGGCTCCACATCTGACGAAAGTATGCAAAGGCGCATGTGAAGTTAAATATGAAGTGCAAGATACTTTTCTTTGCGGAGCTCATTATGTCTGGACACTGGATTCTGTGGTATTGGCTTCCAACGAAAAAAATATAGTCCTTGATTTTCCGGATTCAGGAAGTTTTCGATTGTGTGTGACGGCTTATCTTGGTAATCCTCTTTCAGGAAATATATGCGATCAGGATGGTCCAATTTGTACAACCATTCGCGTGGTCGATCAAACGACAGAACGCAGAGGCCATGAAGGAATTTTATGCTGGGATCAGATTCCTTTTTCTTGGCATGATCAAGTCATTACCAAGTCCGGTGATTACAGACAGACCTTGCAGGATAGTTTGAGTTGCTGCGATTATGATTCAGTCAGATTATTTACCTTATTAGATAGGCCTTCCGTTTATTTTGTGGGATGCATTGGTGATACTTTTACTGATACGGTTACCAATCAAACTTATAATACCTGCCAGCTCAATACCCTAATCGACCATCCCGGTAAAACCATGCTATATCAATGCGACAGTTCCTATTTACTCAATGCGGTGTTTTTAAATTATCATGTAATCTTTCGCGAGTATTGTTTGGGTGGAAAAGTTGTCATTGAAGCCAGAACCATAGACCGAACCCTTACCTGTGGAAACCAAAATTTAATGCAAGATTTACAGTATCGCTGGTATCTAAAGAATGATCCTGCAAGGCGTATTCTTGGGAATGAAGCTATTTTTGAACCAGGCGGAAATGAAGAGTATTGTTTGAATTTAACCGTAGTAGCCCACTTTGGTGATCAAACCAGAACTTGTGAATTTGATTTTTGTGAGCAATGGGACGAAAGTCAGTTATATCCTTATGAAGTATGTCCTTTGGGTGATCTTATCCTGACCGACAAATTGCGGGGTAATTATTTTCTGGATTCAATAACACCCACAAATGTTTTTGTCCACAACTGGAAAGTGACCGGTGGCAATATTCTCACTCCAATGGGAGGAATTGATACGACAGAAATCGTAGTAGAATGGGATCCTTCCGCATCGGAACATAAAGTTTGTTATAATTATATTTCCAATTGCGGGGAAAGCAAGGAGTGTTGTATTCTGGTAAGACTTGTTTCTGGTACAGTGGAGGATGTTCATGGTTTCGATTTTTGGACTGTGGTCCCCAATCCAGCTTACGGAGAGATTCGCATTATTCATCCAAGCCAACAAGCAAATGTCATCGAGGTGATCGATCCATTTGGAAAGTCCGCGAAAAAATTTAAATCCATTGGAAATGGATCTTTTGATATTTCCAATTTGCAATCAGGAACGTATTTTTT
This window of the Saprospiraceae bacterium genome carries:
- a CDS encoding T9SS type A sorting domain-containing protein codes for the protein MIKVLISFSLLSVYFMTVQLNAQCTPPSADECDQANVLCSLSEVNGYCCQNTDYSNPTGCSPLCPSGGAPHNTGWWAFVTQGGTVNITITFSNCTVNGTGVQMGIWGDCTCGESIVCNPGCSGPGSYTLSGNLIPCKIYYLFVDGCSGDVCDFCLATTGGLPPMLPPLGNITGPREVCIGACKTKYTVDVAGACEPVYEWTLDGNEVGNGTGEVTLDFPQEGDFILCVTAYIGNPRSGSICDQEGPVCITIKVRPERDRVGPPWNLCSEDLPFDWHGISVAKSGEYRQTFRDWNGCCVFDSVREFIIKPVPDTAIIFHLGCSAADGYLDTIANQYFFSCQYQKLITLKNSTNPLLCDSAYLLNAVFLNYNTIFREFCDSGYLHIDARVIDRTITCGNDSDLMRSVRYRWYLNSDSTKTTIDTQSYLLIDQKDVYCLEILIYAEFGDQKKMCSFSFCEQWDESEFLPYQVCILGNFEAKNGDSAHYSIDTIPEDSVRQQIWTVEGGKILTRDEGKDTSDVLVLWDDTSSVRMICYQYSNECGLSKKCCREVRFISSLDEAILKPEDIILVPNPVSHSFRIIIKENLKIKSLQLFDLQGRPIQTWTQNFSEEFDLSEFTNGIYHVRIHAEQGTIHKKIVFIK
- a CDS encoding T9SS type A sorting domain-containing protein, producing MSKNYFLIIILIVLGVQTIKAQCTPAFAENCEDSFVFCSLSALNGYCCQNPNYANPTGCTPLCPNGGSSYNTGWWAFTSRGGTASITISFSNCSVNGQGLKMGIWDACDCDESIVCNPACNGPSTYTLNFNLANCKTYYFFIDGCNGDVCDFCLTTSGGGAPYIPPINSISGMKDVCVEACNVKYSVILGGYCEPFYEWNLDGNPVGNENAELTLDFPDEGDFQLCVTAYIGNPQGGSICDQEGPKCTTIRVRPIPDKVGPPWILCPELLPFKWHSNLVDGPGIYHQSYGDPGSCCKFDSVREFIILDVPEMPEVFHLGCNELDAYIDPTTRQSFNNCQYNRPILLKKSTMPYRCDSSYLLNAVFLNHQVTFREYCDSGKLYLEPRIIDRTNNCDFINPLSQDYRFRWYIKSDSTKKSIDSIERIELTMKEEYCLEVFVDATYEKILKKCSFTFCEQWDESEFFPYEVCIDGDFEAKPGDSVQYTIDTLLKPMVSSQTWTVEGGIILTRDGGKDTSDVLVLWDDTSSVRMICYQYSNECGLSKKCCRDIRFTSAVGDFIINPEDIRIIPNPVNQKFIIQTPKEMKIQSLHIFDQMGRIVKEWKKPGTLEFDISTNPDGLYYLLIQTDRGMLNKKMILLK
- a CDS encoding T9SS type A sorting domain-containing protein, whose amino-acid sequence is MKNLIKLIGIIWICAIHLLPTPIHSQCNPPPNEECEQTEALCGLSLLNGYCCTTVDYVNPTGCSPLCPSGGTPNNTSWWAFATNGGSVSININYSNCSVNGQGLQMGLWGDCDCGESLACYSSCGGPSNYNISANLVACKIYYLFINGCSGDVCDFCLTTTGGLPPNLPSIGSISGPVDVCEGACNIRYSVNLNNSCLPHYEWTLDGNQVGSENPEIAFDFPKEGDFLLCVTAYIGNPQSGNICDQEGPVCKNIRVRRIQDRFGPPWLLCPDVLPFKWHSQLVVGSGIYSHEFGDRLSCCKFDSVREFIVLDPPEMPTVFHLGCNLMDAYIDPTTRQSFNNCQVNRAILLKKSTVPYRCDSSYLLNAIFLNQMVSFREYCDSGKLYLEPRIIDQTIVCDFNNELSQDYTLRWYLKSDSTKKTIDFADRLLLTRKDSYCLEVLVDAYYGTVSKKCSFTYCEQLNEDDFFLYEICPKGDLAPRPGDSVYYTIDTTLHPQTNSQRWTIEGGRILTPGEGKDTNEIIVIWDEAAPEKLLCYQYISPCGESKKCCQEVKIISSEKNILQLIDGVMIIPNPTSHSFHIWMKSDLEINTINLYDQLGQQRKNWIRPLSRDFEISDLPSGIYFLRIQTKHGELVKKIALSH
- a CDS encoding T9SS type A sorting domain-containing protein; this encodes MIFRMVLAVILWEISGYGIAQCIKPLTDRCEEALVFCSLSELNGFKCQTSGVPNKLNCPVGSPGNRLNSTVWLAFTSQGGGVNLKIKPLHCKGKGGIKAGVTAECHCQTYFLASPDCSDEQVIELIGNLSGAKTYYLFVDACDSSVCEFEITTSGGSQARLPALGRISGPRSVCREACDIRYSVNIAGGLDPAYRWTLGGELLHTNTGEVLLNFEKEGSFELCVKALIGNPVSGSICEETEQICMSIQVSQIPDRIQSMRVICTDELPFDWHGILIDTPGTYKKNMMDQVSCCAFDSVIHVQIWQRTRGQNYFFIAPHKNAAFTDPHSNKAFLGCYNGREITIQGSAEIGKCDSSYFLYSIAPEWQSSFEYQRLKFEAIHTLKLSDVTRLCGTDPLIKYSYSWYLSSDPIKTILSRDLSVKVERTGKYCVEINAEVLFGNARREFTWEVCEQMNEGLIKVGLPEKPLPDSALTELDKFLSLRKYHLPNGNLEAETFKADIFPNPASLHTDLQISSNRVLNQWTLIDLNGKIIQMQNLSQVTSFKLPIHHVLQAGSYYIQLKSADQILTKKFIFHL